DNA from Shumkonia mesophila:
ATGGGCGACGTGGTCAACGTCAAACCCGGCTACGCCCGGAACTATCTGTTGCCCGAGAAGAAGGCGATGCGGGCGACCGAAGAAAACCGTCGCTATTTCGCCAAGCAGCGGGTCCAGCTCGAGGCCGTCAACCTCGAACGCCGCGAGGAGGCCCAGGCGGTCGCCGCCAAGATGACGGGCCTGTCCGTGACGCTGATCCGCCAGGCCGGCGAAGCCGGCCAGCTGTATGGCTCGGTCGGCGCCCGCGACATCGCCGACGCCATGCTGGCGGCCGGCTTCGAGGTCAGCCGCAAGCAGGTCAAGCTGGCGCCGCCGATCAAGACGGTCGGCATCCATGACGTACGGGTCGACCTT
Protein-coding regions in this window:
- the rplI gene encoding 50S ribosomal protein L9 gives rise to the protein MQVILLERIEKLGQMGDVVNVKPGYARNYLLPEKKAMRATEENRRYFAKQRVQLEAVNLERREEAQAVAAKMTGLSVTLIRQAGEAGQLYGSVGARDIADAMLAAGFEVSRKQVKLAPPIKTVGIHDVRVDLHAEVAVTVKANIARSPEEAEIQAKTGEAVVREEERPVLIAEEEAPEEEAEAEAEAEAGDEAKPADEEDA